The Sandaracinus amylolyticus genomic interval TCGTTCGTCGACGCCGAGGGCGAGACCGTCGAGCTCGACTACCGCGTGCCGAGCCACACGCAGTGCAGCAACTGTCATCGCTCGAGCGACGGTCTGCGGCTGCGCCCGCTCGGCCCGCGCACCGCGCAGATGGATCGCGCCCACGGGTACGCCGGTGGCGAGGAGAACCAGATCGATCATCTCGTCGAGGCGGGATGGCTCGAGCAGCGCCCCGCGGCCGACGACGTGATCATCGACTACGACGCGGTGCGGAACGATCCCGACGCGACGTTCGAGGAGCTCGACTCCGCCGCGCGCTCGTACCTCCACTCGAACTGCTCGCACTGCCATCGCGACGGCGGGCCGGCGGACCAGAGCGGGCTGTTCCTCGAGATCGAGGCGATGGACCGAGGGCACCTCGGCGTCTGCAAGATCACGGTCTCGGGCGGCTGCGACTTCGGCCGCGCGGTGATCCAGCCGGGCAGTCCCGACGCATCGATGATGGTGTGCCGCATGGAGAGCACGGAGGCGGGCGTGAAGATGCCCGAGCTCCCCACGGTGCTCGCGCACACGGAAGGCGTGGAGCTGATCCGCCGCTGGATCGCGGCGATGCCCCCGGACGACTGCGGCTTCAGCGAGTGATCAGAAGCGCGCGCCGACGTTGAAGAGATGCATGAAGTGCTCTCTGTCGACGTCGTACTCGAGCGTGTACGAGAGCAGCATCGGGCCGTGCATCAGGTTGATCACGGCCATCGGGCGCACCGACCAGTCCTCGGTCTCCTCTTCTCGCCAACGCACGACCGGGCCCGTGCCCTCGTCGACGATCTCCGCGATGCGCGCCTCGCGGCTCCAGCGCGTGACCGACGCGCCGAGCGCGAGCTCGAAGTGCATCGCCATGCGGCCGAAGACGAGGATCTGCCGCCAGCCCACGTACGCGTCGCCGCGGATGCGATCCTTGTTCACCGACGCGACGTCGCTGCCGGTCGGCTCGAAGTCGGAGAAGAAGTACGACGCGCGGCCGACGAGCACGAACGCGTCGAGCCCGACGAGGCCGATCATCAGTGTGCCGCCCCAGAGCCAGTCGGGATCTTCGTAGACCGCGCCGAGCGCGAGGCCGCCCGTGAGGTTCCACCGTCCGCCGTAGCCCTCCGGGCTGTCGAGGCGCGACGTGAGATCGACGAGCGCGGGCACGGCGGGCATCGAGTGCACCGTCGGGCCCATCGGACGTTCGTGCGCGGGGCCGAGGATCGCGACGACCTCGCCCGCGCAGGTGACGATCGGGCTGCCGCGCATGGTCGAGATGCGCGCGTCGGTCTGGATCGCGCGCTCGCCGCGTGACGCGACGACCCCTTCGCTGACCGCCCAAGGCAGCGTCCCGCGGAACGTCTCGGGCAGGAAGCGCGGCCCTTCGCTCGGGGGCGCGCCCACGAGCACGACCGGCATGCCCACGGCCACGACGTCCCACGGCGCGATCGGAAGCGCCGTGCCGGGCAGCGGCGCGTCGAGCTCGAGCATCACGAGCTCGTCGGAGCCCGCCGTGAGCACGATGCGCGCGCGACGACGGTTGCCCTGTCCGTCGGTGACGGTGATGTCGTGCCCCTGCTCGACGATGCGCAGCACGCTGACGACGTGCCGCGAGTCGACGACGAGCACGCCCGCGCCCGAGCGACCGCCGCTCTCGACGTGCACGACCGAGTCGCGAGCGCGCGTGTGGGCCTGCGCGGCGCACGTCGTCGCGGGCATCGCGACGGTCTCGGGCGGCGTCGGCGGAGGTGGCGTCTCGACCGGTGGAGGCGGCGTCTCGACCGGTGGAGGCGGCGTCTCGACCGGTGGAGGCGGCGCGTCCTGCGCGGACGCGAGCCCGGCGACGAGCACCGACGGCGCGCCGATCAGCGCGACGGTGAGGAGGAGTGCGCGCGACTGCATCGTCGCATCGATGTAGACGCGCCGGGTGGACGCTCCACGCGCGGTCCGGAGCGAGGCGGTCGCGAGCGTCGAAGGTGCCAGTCGAGGATGGCGATCGACGCGCTACGCTCGCCGGCGTGTCCGTGTCGTCTCTCGCTTGGCTCGCGCTCGCGGTGCAGATCGGCGCGGCCGCGCTCAGCGCGCGCGAGAGCGCGCTCGCGTTCCTCGTCGTGCCGGCGTCGTGGGCGCTCGCCGTGGTCGCGTGCGTGAGCGTCGCGCGCGCGAAGGGCTATCCGCGGTGGCTCGGGATCTTCTGCGCGGTGCTCGGGCTCGGCATCGGACCGCTGATGGTGATCGCGCTGCCCACGCTCCCGGAGCCGGAGGTGCGCGGCGACAGTGATTGCTGAGGCAAGATGACACGTGCTACACGCCCGCACCTTCCGTGACGCGCGCTCTCGGCCTGGTGGTGGTGATCGCGATCGCGCTCTGGCCTACGAAGGGCTCCGGCCAGGCGCGCGCGAGCCTCGTGGTGCCGGTGACGATCGGCGCGGATCCACCGAGCGCCGCGGCGGCGGTGATCGCGCGGGAGATCGGCGCGCTCCCGCTCGACGAGGCGTGGGCGAGATACGAAGCGCGCGCGTCGACGCCGCCGCCCGCGCCGACGACCGAGGAGCTCGATCGATGGCTGTCCCGGTCGCGCGATGCCGTGCGCATGCTCGCCCTCGCGGAGCACGCCGCCGCGCGTGAGGCGCTCGCCGAGGGGATGGCGATCGCGGAGCAGCACGTGGTCGAGCTCGGCCGTGATCCCGAGCGCGTGCGGCAGGTGCTCGACACGTGCCTCGACGACGTGCGTGCGAGGCTCGAGACGCACGACGACAGCGCGGAATCGCGTGCGCGCGCGTGCCGCGCGCTGATCCCGCGGGGAGCGCCGAGCCCGTATCGACATCCGCCCGAGGTCGTCGAGCTGCTCGCGCGTCTCGACGCCGAGCTCGAGCGCGCACCGCGCGGCGCGCTGCGCGTCGAGAGCGAGCCCGCCGGGTGCATCGTGCGCGTGCACGGCATCGAGGTCGGACGGACGCCGTGGGCGAGCGAGCGCCTCGCGCCGGGCGAGCTCCGCGTGCAGGTCGAGTGCGGCGACGAGCGAGGCCGCGTCCACCGTGTGATCGCGGGGGAGGGCGCGTCGCCGCTCCACGTCGATGCGCGGTTCGAGCGCGCGGTGCGGAGCGACGGCGTGCTCGCGCTCGCGTACCGAGATCGCGCCGACGCCGACGCGCACCGGTTCGACGATGCGATCCGGCTCGCGACGTCCTTCGACGCCCGCGAGGTCTGGCTCGTCGAGGCGCGCGGCTCGACGTTGCACGTCGATCGCGTCGACGTCGTCGCGCAGCGCGTGATCGCGTCGGCGCGTGCCACGACAGAGCGCGTCGCTGCGGCGATCGCCGACGTGCGCGCGGGCCGATCTCGCGACCACCGGGGCGCGACGGCGTCCGAGATGACGCCGTGGGATCCGCATCCGACGCCGCCTCCACCGGCGGATCGCACGATCGAGCACGTGATCGGATCGGTGCTCGGCGGAGCCGGCGTCGCGGCGTTCGTGGCCGCGTGGGCGACGTACGGATCGCGCGTCGATCTCGGCCCCGAGCTCGACGCGACCCAGCCGACCGACCGCGACTTCATCCCGATGCGCGACACGTGGCTCAACCGCCGCTACGCGGTGTGGAGCTTCGCAGCGAGCGGCGCGGCGCTCGGCATCGCGGCGCTGCCGTGGCTGATGATCGAAGCCGACGGAGCGCCCTGGTGGTCGTGGATCGTCGCGGGCGTCGGGCTCGCGACCAGCGCGATCGGCATCGTCGAGATCGCGACCGCGGGCACGTGCGCCGACGACGCCGATCACGATCAGCGCTGCGTCGACGCGGCGGCCGCCGTCGATCGCGGAGCGATCGTGATCGCGACGAGCGCGCCGCTGATCGCGGTGCCGATCGTGTACGCGGTGCGCGACGCCACCGGCGGAGCGACGCAGGTCGTCGTCGAGGCGAGCCGCGATCGCGTCGTCGTCGGAGCGCGAGGCGCGTTCTAGCTCGGGGGGAGCATCGATGTCCAAGAGGGTCGCCATCTCGTCGCTCCTGGTCGCGCTGCACGTCGCGAGTTGCACGTCGCCCGGATGCCCGGAGGGCTACACGCGCCGTCGCGATCGCTGCTTCGCGGACGACGAGGCGTGCGACGGGGTCGACCTCGACGGCGATCAGCTCGACGACGTCGACGACCCCCACGCCGATGCGTGGTGCAACGATCCGAGCCGCGCGATGCCGTTCGCGCTCGCGCGCTGCGGGGCGTCGGGATGCGAGGTCGACGAGTGCGACGCGCAGGCGCTCGATTGCTCGAGCGAGCCCGGGTGCGAGACCGATCCGCGCGTGACCGCGGAGCACTGCGGCGAGTGCGGGCACGCGTGCGGATGGGCGTGCCGCGCCTCGACGTGCGACGACGCGGTCGAGCTCGCCGGAGGCTTCGACTTCATGTGCGCGCTGCGTGCCTCGGGCTCGGTGGTCTGCTGGGGCAGCAACAACTTCGGCAACCTCGGCGACGGCACCGTGGTGCCGCGAGCGACGCCGGTGACGGTCATCGGTGTGGGCGACGTCGTCGAGATCTCGGCGGGGCAGAACCACGCGTGCGCGCGCCTCTCCTCCGGCGCGGTGTGGTGCTGGGGCGAGAACGCGCACGAGCAGCTCGGTGGTGGCGCGACGCTCTCGTACAGCACCGTGCCGGTCGAGGTCCTCGCGAGCGAGCTCGAGGTCGTCGAGATCGCGGCCGGCGGCTTTCATACCTGTGCGCGCCGCGCCGGCGGTCGCGTCGTGTGCTGGGGCGACAACGTGCACGGGCAGATCGGCGACGGCCGCGTGGGGCTCGACGCGTCGACGCCGTACGACGTCGGGATCGAAGACGCCGTGGAGATCGCGGCGGGTGGGTTCCACACGTGCGCGCGACGCGCGTCCGGGAGCGTCGTGTGTTGGGGCAACAACATGTCGGGGCAGCTCGGCGACGGGACGGCCGAGAACCTCGTCCCGCGGGTCCCGTCGACGGACGTGAAAGGGCTCGTCGCGACCGCGATCCGCGCCGGCGCGGCCCACACCTGCGCGATCCGGGTGACCGGCGGCGTGGTCTGCTGGGGAAGCGGTTTCTGGGGCCAGCTCGGGATCGGGATCGCGACCGAGCAGCTCGAGCCCGTCGTCGACGTCGAGCTCGACGGCGTGGACGAGCTCGTGACCGGCAACGACCACACGTGCGCGCTGGTCGATGCGAGCTTGCGCTGCTGGGGTCACAACGAGACCGGCGAGCTCGGGATGACGACGCTCGCTCGCGTCGGTGTCCCGCCCGCCGTGCCGGCGATGGAGCACGTCGCCTCGATCGCTGCGTCGAGCCGCAACACGTGCGCGATCCTCGAGACCGGAGCGGTCGTCTGCTGGGGCGGGAACGAGCACGGCCAGGTCGGCGACGGAACGTCCGGGGAGCCTCGACGCGCGCCGGGCGCGCCGGTCGCGGCGCCCGAGTGACGACGCGCGCGCCGCTGGTACATTCGCGCCGGTGAGCGCGCCCGCCCGGCTCGGATCCTACGAGCTCTCACGACGGCTCGGGGCCGGCGGGATGGCCGAGACGTTCGTGGGCGTCCGTCGCGGGCCGGGAGGGTTCGAGCAGCGCGTCTGCATCAAGCGCATCCTCCCGGAGCACGAGAACGACGCGCTCTTCGTCGCGCAGTTCCTCCAGGAAGCGCGCGTGTCCGCGCAGCTGCGGCACACGCACATCGTGCAGGTGCTCGACTTCGGCGTCGACGACGGCTCGCACTTCCTGGTGCTCGAGCTCGTCGAGGGCATGGACCTCGAGCGACTGATCGAGACGCTGCAGCAGCGAGGCGAGCGACTGTCTCCCGCGCTCGTCGCGTTCATCGGGCAGAACGTCGCGCTCGCGCTCGATCACGCGCACACGCATGCGTCGGGCGCCGTCCACCATCGCGACGTGTCGCCGTCGAACGTGCTCGTCAGTCGTGCGGGCGAGCTGAAGCTGTCGGACTTCGGCATCGCGAAGGCGGTCGGTCCGGTCGCGGATGGATTGAAGACGCGCACCGGCGTCATCAAGGGCAAGGTGCCCTATCTGCCCGCCGAATATCAGCTCACCGGGCGATTCGACGCGCGCAGTGATCTCTTCGCGCTCGGTGTGCTGCTCTTCGAGTGCCTCGCGGGAGAGCGTCCTTTCGCCGGCGTGACGGATCTCGACACGTGTCATCGCATCATCACGGGACGTCATCCGTCGCTCGCGACGCTCCGTCCCGATGCGCCGGCAGCGCTCGTCGCCGCGATCGAGCGCCTCCTGCGACCCGAGCCCGACGCGCGGTTCGCGAGCGCCGCTGCGCTCATCGATGCGCTCGCGGAGGTCGCGCCGCCACCGACCGCGCGCCGCCAGCTCGCCGATCTCGTGCGCATCGCGGAGGTCGAGGCGCTCGCGACGCCGCTCGAGCCGCTCGCCGGCGCGACGACCGCGATCGATGCGCCGGGACCACATGTCGCGCTCCCGCCCGTCGCGACCACGCGCTCGACGATGCGCCGCGTCGCGCTCGGGATCGCGGCGATGATCACGATCGTCGCAGCATCGATCGCGATCGCCGTCGCGCTCCCGAGGACGCCCAGCGTCATGCCCGCTCGCAGCGCAGTCTCGACGCCGCCGCGTGTCGACGCGCCGATCACGCCGGCGGTGCACCAGCCCGAGCCCGCCGCGGCGCCCCCGGAGCCCGTGGCCCCACCCACCGAGACGCCCGAGCCCGCCCCGCGCCCACGTCGCGCATCGCGCCATCGCGAGCCCGATCGCGCGCCTCCCGCCGCGACCGCGCCCGAGCTTCCCGCCGCGGTGGCCGAGCCCGACGGCATGCTCCGCGTCAGCGTCGCGCCGTGGGGCGTCGTGTGGATCGATGGACGCTACATGGGCCGAGCGCCCGTGGACGTCGCGGTCGCGCCGGGCTCGCATCGCATCGAGGCCGGGTTCGAGCGCCCGCTCGTCTCGCAGACGATCCGCGTCGGCGCCGGCGAGACCGAGCGCGCGTTCGTCGAGCTCACGCCGCCGCCTGGCTGAGAGGCGAGATTCGTCAGCGTTCTGCTTGCGCTCCGGCCCGGCGGACGGCCTACTACGGCCCGCCATGAACTTCACGCTCGTGTACGTGCTCCTCTCGCTCGGCGTCCCTGCTCTGACCTTCGTCGCCTGCGTGCTCGGGCAGAAGATGGGCAGCCACTGATCCCGGGCCGAGGGGCGCCGCCGACGACGCCACGCGAGGCGCTCGGGTGGCTTGCTTCGCGGGGCGCTCCTCCCTGGCTCGTTCGTCACCACGAGCTCGTC includes:
- a CDS encoding SO2930 family diheme c-type cytochrome; protein product: MKRSFSILVVMALLASCDGSGGESGAPISTRGLFADARTQTPSEGVEPYEIVAPLFSDYASKHRFIQVPEGERITVRDDGYWEFPVGTILVKTFGFPIDARDPSLGERIIETRLLIREEDRWRPEVYIWNDDTSEAYLTPAGRIVPVSFVDAEGETVELDYRVPSHTQCSNCHRSSDGLRLRPLGPRTAQMDRAHGYAGGEENQIDHLVEAGWLEQRPAADDVIIDYDAVRNDPDATFEELDSAARSYLHSNCSHCHRDGGPADQSGLFLEIEAMDRGHLGVCKITVSGGCDFGRAVIQPGSPDASMMVCRMESTEAGVKMPELPTVLAHTEGVELIRRWIAAMPPDDCGFSE
- a CDS encoding S1C family serine protease produces the protein MQSRALLLTVALIGAPSVLVAGLASAQDAPPPPVETPPPPVETPPPPVETPPPPTPPETVAMPATTCAAQAHTRARDSVVHVESGGRSGAGVLVVDSRHVVSVLRIVEQGHDITVTDGQGNRRRARIVLTAGSDELVMLELDAPLPGTALPIAPWDVVAVGMPVVLVGAPPSEGPRFLPETFRGTLPWAVSEGVVASRGERAIQTDARISTMRGSPIVTCAGEVVAILGPAHERPMGPTVHSMPAVPALVDLTSRLDSPEGYGGRWNLTGGLALGAVYEDPDWLWGGTLMIGLVGLDAFVLVGRASYFFSDFEPTGSDVASVNKDRIRGDAYVGWRQILVFGRMAMHFELALGASVTRWSREARIAEIVDEGTGPVVRWREEETEDWSVRPMAVINLMHGPMLLSYTLEYDVDREHFMHLFNVGARF
- a CDS encoding PEGA domain-containing protein, with protein sequence MTRALGLVVVIAIALWPTKGSGQARASLVVPVTIGADPPSAAAAVIAREIGALPLDEAWARYEARASTPPPAPTTEELDRWLSRSRDAVRMLALAEHAAAREALAEGMAIAEQHVVELGRDPERVRQVLDTCLDDVRARLETHDDSAESRARACRALIPRGAPSPYRHPPEVVELLARLDAELERAPRGALRVESEPAGCIVRVHGIEVGRTPWASERLAPGELRVQVECGDERGRVHRVIAGEGASPLHVDARFERAVRSDGVLALAYRDRADADAHRFDDAIRLATSFDAREVWLVEARGSTLHVDRVDVVAQRVIASARATTERVAAAIADVRAGRSRDHRGATASEMTPWDPHPTPPPPADRTIEHVIGSVLGGAGVAAFVAAWATYGSRVDLGPELDATQPTDRDFIPMRDTWLNRRYAVWSFAASGAALGIAALPWLMIEADGAPWWSWIVAGVGLATSAIGIVEIATAGTCADDADHDQRCVDAAAAVDRGAIVIATSAPLIAVPIVYAVRDATGGATQVVVEASRDRVVVGARGAF
- a CDS encoding RCC1 domain-containing protein, producing the protein MSKRVAISSLLVALHVASCTSPGCPEGYTRRRDRCFADDEACDGVDLDGDQLDDVDDPHADAWCNDPSRAMPFALARCGASGCEVDECDAQALDCSSEPGCETDPRVTAEHCGECGHACGWACRASTCDDAVELAGGFDFMCALRASGSVVCWGSNNFGNLGDGTVVPRATPVTVIGVGDVVEISAGQNHACARLSSGAVWCWGENAHEQLGGGATLSYSTVPVEVLASELEVVEIAAGGFHTCARRAGGRVVCWGDNVHGQIGDGRVGLDASTPYDVGIEDAVEIAAGGFHTCARRASGSVVCWGNNMSGQLGDGTAENLVPRVPSTDVKGLVATAIRAGAAHTCAIRVTGGVVCWGSGFWGQLGIGIATEQLEPVVDVELDGVDELVTGNDHTCALVDASLRCWGHNETGELGMTTLARVGVPPAVPAMEHVASIAASSRNTCAILETGAVVCWGGNEHGQVGDGTSGEPRRAPGAPVAAPE
- a CDS encoding protein kinase domain-containing protein; this translates as MSAPARLGSYELSRRLGAGGMAETFVGVRRGPGGFEQRVCIKRILPEHENDALFVAQFLQEARVSAQLRHTHIVQVLDFGVDDGSHFLVLELVEGMDLERLIETLQQRGERLSPALVAFIGQNVALALDHAHTHASGAVHHRDVSPSNVLVSRAGELKLSDFGIAKAVGPVADGLKTRTGVIKGKVPYLPAEYQLTGRFDARSDLFALGVLLFECLAGERPFAGVTDLDTCHRIITGRHPSLATLRPDAPAALVAAIERLLRPEPDARFASAAALIDALAEVAPPPTARRQLADLVRIAEVEALATPLEPLAGATTAIDAPGPHVALPPVATTRSTMRRVALGIAAMITIVAASIAIAVALPRTPSVMPARSAVSTPPRVDAPITPAVHQPEPAAAPPEPVAPPTETPEPAPRPRRASRHREPDRAPPAATAPELPAAVAEPDGMLRVSVAPWGVVWIDGRYMGRAPVDVAVAPGSHRIEAGFERPLVSQTIRVGAGETERAFVELTPPPG